The Gallus gallus isolate bGalGal1 chromosome 23, bGalGal1.mat.broiler.GRCg7b, whole genome shotgun sequence genome includes a region encoding these proteins:
- the HTR1D gene encoding 5-hydroxytryptamine receptor 1D — translation MTQYNLSAELSFQSSANKSLNFTEPPLAVDERTLLGLKISLSVLLSVITLATILANVFVVITIFLTRKLHTPANYLIGSLAVTDLLVSVLVMPISIAYTVTHTWAFGQVLCDIWLSSDITCCTASILHLCVIALDRYWAITDALEYAKRRTAGRAMLMIAVVWMISISISVPPFFWRQVKAHEEIAKCNVNTDQISYTIYSTCGAFYIPTVLLLILYGRIYVAARSRILKPPSLYGKRFTTAHLITGSAGSSLCSINASLHEGHSHSGGSPIFINHVQIKLADSILERKRISAARERKATKTLGIILGAFIFCWLPFFVMSLVLPICQDACWFHPILLDFFTWLGYLNSLINPVIYTAFNEEFKQAFQKLIHFKKCSS, via the coding sequence ATGACTCAGTATAACCTCTCAGCAGAGTTATCTTTCCAGAGCTCAGCAAATAAGTCATTAAATTTTACTGAACCACCACTGGCCGTGGATGAAAGGACACTGTTAGGGCTGAAGATATCCCTGTCGGTCCTTCTGTCTGTCATAACTTTGGCAACAatccttgcaaatgtttttgttgttattacaATTTTTTTGACTAGAAAGCTCCACACACCTGCAAATTACCTCATTGGCTCCTTGGCAGTAACAGATCTTTTAGTGTCTGTCCTTGTGATGCCCATCAGTATCGCTTACACTGTCACCCACACGTGGGCCTTTGGCCAAGTGCTGTGTGATATCTGGTTATCATCAGACATCACGTGCTGCACAGCCTCAATCCTACACCTCTGTGTTATTGCACTGGACAGATACTGGGCTATCACAGATGCTTTGGAATATGCCAAACGCCGGACTGCTGGCCGAGCAATGCTCATGATCGCTGTGGTTTGGATGATCTCCATTAGTATTTCTGTGCCACCATTTTTCTGGAGGCAAGTGAAAGCTCATGAAGAAATCGCGAAGTGTAATGTGAACACAGATCAGATTTCCTACACGATTTATTCCACCTGTGGAGCTTTCTACATTCCAACTGTGCTCCTCCTAATATTATACGGTAGGATTTATGTAGCAGCTCGATCCAGGATCCTGAAGCCACCCTCACTGTATGGGAAACGATTCACTACTGCACACCTGATAACTGGCTCTGCTGGGTCTTCCCTCTGCTCCATTAACGCAAGCCTTCATGAAGGGCATTCCCATTCCGGTGGATCCCCGATATTCATCAACCATGTTCAAATAAAACTTGCAGATAGtattctggaaaggaaaagaatttctgctgcaagagaaaggaaagccaCCAAAACTTTAGGCATCATTCTAggagctttcattttctgctggcTGCCGTTCTTCGTCATGTCCCTCGTCCTGCCCATCTGCCAGGACGCATGTTGGTTTCATCCCATCCTGTTGGACTTCTTTACGTGGTTAGGTTACTTAAACTCATTAATCAACCCCGTCATTTATACAGCTTTTAATGAAGAATTTAAACAGGCTTTCCAAAAACTAATACATTTCAAGAAGTGCTCATCTTGA